A genome region from Candidatus Palauibacter australiensis includes the following:
- a CDS encoding glycerol-3-phosphate dehydrogenase/oxidase has product MTPVTAPGRAERFRSLAETAYDILVIGGGISGAAVARDAARRGFRTALVEAADFAWGTSSRSSRLVHGGLRYLEHFEFDLVFEASQERRTLLRIATHLVRPLEFHFPIFRDGRIGRTKLDAGMWLYDALSLFRNIERHQMLDAEAMLAREPGLRAEGLLGGARYFDAQVDDARLVLTTIVAAVEAGATVVNRAEVVRLDASDWPGHRALVRDAESGREVGVDALAIVNATGAWAEQLLDRVTAGPPGPGPGDGAAPAVRIRPSRGTHIHVARERVGHSGALIFEAPQDGRVMFILPWREDLTLIGTTDEFFDGPPHEVAATPEDIAYLLEATRRLLPASKLIPEDVISAWAGLRPLVAPPADGADEGAVSREFEVHQRPPGVFTLSGGKLTSHRHMAEATVDRVQAFLAPAGVKALRKVDTDKVPLPGARFRDLDALRARIRTRARAQGLERASADRLTRAYGTRANRVLDLVERNPGLRERVVAERPHLLAEAVYSVRSEMALHVEDILFRRMRVGHETRSGTPEAARRVAEVVAPELDWTEERKAEEVKRALTFRAVDDGAIRELAARAKGVR; this is encoded by the coding sequence CCGCGGACTTCGCGTGGGGCACGAGCAGCCGTTCCTCCCGCCTCGTTCACGGCGGCCTGCGCTACCTGGAGCACTTCGAGTTCGACCTCGTATTCGAGGCGAGCCAGGAGCGGCGGACCCTGCTCCGCATCGCGACCCATCTGGTCCGGCCGCTGGAGTTCCACTTTCCCATCTTCCGGGACGGGCGCATCGGCCGGACGAAGCTGGACGCGGGGATGTGGCTCTACGACGCGCTCTCGCTGTTCCGGAACATCGAACGCCATCAGATGCTCGACGCCGAGGCCATGCTCGCCCGCGAACCGGGGCTGCGCGCCGAGGGGCTGCTCGGGGGCGCGCGCTATTTCGACGCCCAGGTCGACGATGCACGGCTCGTTCTCACGACCATCGTGGCGGCCGTGGAGGCCGGCGCGACCGTGGTCAACCGGGCCGAGGTCGTACGCCTCGACGCCTCCGACTGGCCGGGCCACCGGGCGCTGGTGAGAGACGCGGAGAGCGGACGGGAGGTGGGCGTCGACGCCCTTGCGATCGTCAACGCGACCGGCGCTTGGGCCGAGCAGTTGCTCGACCGCGTCACCGCGGGCCCGCCGGGGCCCGGCCCGGGCGATGGCGCGGCGCCCGCCGTGCGCATCCGACCCTCGCGGGGGACGCATATCCACGTGGCGCGCGAACGGGTGGGGCACTCCGGCGCCCTGATCTTCGAGGCGCCCCAGGACGGTCGCGTGATGTTCATCCTCCCCTGGCGGGAGGACCTGACCCTCATCGGCACCACGGACGAGTTCTTCGACGGCCCGCCGCACGAGGTCGCGGCCACCCCCGAAGACATCGCCTACCTGCTCGAGGCCACCCGTCGCCTTCTCCCCGCGTCAAAGCTGATACCGGAAGATGTGATCAGCGCCTGGGCCGGCCTGCGGCCGCTCGTCGCGCCGCCCGCGGACGGTGCCGACGAGGGCGCCGTGTCGAGGGAGTTCGAGGTCCATCAGCGTCCCCCGGGCGTCTTCACCCTGAGCGGAGGAAAGCTGACCTCTCACCGGCACATGGCCGAGGCGACGGTGGACCGCGTGCAGGCGTTCCTCGCGCCGGCGGGCGTGAAGGCGCTTCGGAAGGTCGACACGGACAAGGTCCCGCTCCCCGGCGCGCGGTTCCGCGATCTGGACGCGCTCCGCGCCCGGATTCGGACGCGTGCCCGCGCGCAGGGACTCGAGCGCGCCTCCGCCGACCGCCTCACGCGCGCGTACGGGACGAGAGCGAACCGGGTTCTCGACCTGGTGGAGCGAAACCCGGGGCTTCGCGAGCGGGTCGTCGCGGAGAGGCCGCACCTTCTGGCCGAAGCGGTGTATTCGGTGCGGAGCGAGATGGCGCTTCACGTGGAGGACATTCTCTTTCGGCGGATGCGGGTGGGCCATGAGACGCGCTCCGGGACACCGGAGGCCGCGCGCCGCGTCGCGGAGGTCGTAGCTCCGGAGCTGGACTGGACGGAGGAACGCAAGGCGGAGGAAGTGAAACGGGCGCTGACCTTCAGGGCGGTGGACGACGGCGCGATCCGCGAGCTGGCGGCCCGCGCGAAGGGGGTACGCTGA
- a CDS encoding DUF3179 domain-containing (seleno)protein: protein MGRRVAVVLCAVGLAACSGESFGPLTGFSNCSLPLTNFTDAGAERSGIPALTNPDVATRLIAPHVGYVNRSDMVIGLEFNGQPLAIPLKLLWYHEVLNLQAEVDAADSNATGERLTITYSPLTGSVSVFDPRRSDTPDFAVSNYVLDNNLVMDDGSGTLYPQLTRSATCGPRDGSSLTRVPYELMLYGAWLQVFLDTWVATRATGHDFLYTLYPYGNYRDPDNASLFYPTSAPIDPRRKPKERVVGVPSGTGGVAFAIGDLREVAARDQEGQNTFVWAASAKAGGEPVVAFWNSRAQSARIYRARANGRPLTFEVVDGRRQDVETGSVWNFGGEAVDGPLEGEKLEAHPEAYHAFWFAWAAFQPDTEVWVPPIPLTGSADFVPAEDATLLPPDPDLMRQRQR, encoded by the coding sequence GTGGGGCGTCGTGTCGCCGTGGTGCTGTGCGCCGTGGGGCTCGCCGCATGCTCCGGAGAGAGCTTCGGCCCGTTGACCGGGTTCTCGAATTGCTCGCTCCCGCTCACGAACTTCACGGACGCCGGCGCCGAGCGCTCGGGTATTCCGGCGCTCACGAATCCGGATGTCGCCACGCGGCTCATCGCGCCCCACGTCGGTTACGTAAATCGCAGCGACATGGTGATCGGGCTCGAATTCAACGGCCAGCCCCTCGCCATACCGCTGAAGCTCCTCTGGTACCACGAGGTTCTGAACCTGCAGGCCGAAGTCGACGCGGCCGATTCGAACGCGACGGGAGAGCGGCTCACGATCACCTATTCGCCGCTTACGGGGTCGGTCAGCGTCTTCGATCCGAGGCGGAGCGACACGCCCGATTTCGCGGTATCCAACTACGTTCTCGACAACAACCTCGTGATGGACGACGGCTCCGGGACGCTCTACCCCCAATTGACGCGCTCCGCCACATGCGGCCCACGGGACGGCAGCAGCCTGACGCGCGTGCCGTACGAGTTGATGCTGTATGGGGCTTGGCTCCAGGTCTTTCTGGACACCTGGGTCGCGACACGCGCGACGGGGCACGACTTCCTCTACACGCTCTACCCGTACGGGAACTATCGAGACCCGGACAACGCGTCACTCTTCTATCCGACGTCCGCTCCGATCGATCCACGCCGAAAGCCGAAGGAGCGCGTGGTCGGCGTTCCGTCGGGAACCGGCGGCGTCGCGTTCGCCATCGGCGACCTCAGAGAAGTCGCGGCCCGGGACCAGGAAGGTCAGAACACGTTCGTTTGGGCCGCGAGCGCCAAGGCTGGCGGAGAGCCGGTCGTCGCGTTCTGGAACTCTCGCGCGCAGAGCGCGCGGATCTACCGGGCTCGAGCCAACGGGCGGCCGCTCACGTTCGAGGTCGTCGATGGTCGCCGGCAGGACGTGGAGACGGGGAGCGTGTGGAATTTCGGGGGCGAGGCCGTGGATGGACCGCTGGAGGGCGAAAAGCTCGAAGCTCATCCCGAGGCGTACCACGCGTTCTGGTTCGCCTGGGCGGCGTTCCAGCCGGACACGGAGGTGTGGGTCCCCCCGATTCCTCTCACCGGCTCCGCCGACTTCGTTCCGGCAGAAGATGCGACGCTGCTGCCGCCGGATCCGGACCTGATGAGACAGCGCCAGCGCTGA